The Exiguobacterium aurantiacum DSM 6208 genome includes a window with the following:
- the ptsG gene encoding glucose-specific PTS transporter subunit IIBC, producing MFKQIFGVLQKVGKALMLPVAILPAAGLLLAFGNAMQNPALTSRAGWLTNAGVVKFAQLMEQAGGIIFANLALLFAVGVAIGLAGDGVAGLAAIVGFLIMNQVMGIWLELTPDVIAQGDPAYATVLGIPTLQTGVFGGIIMGLIAAWAYNKYFNIELPQFLGFFAGKRFVPIVTAVAAVVAGFVMLLIWPPVQHGLNSFSNFMLTENRTLAAFVFGLIERSLIPFGLHHIFYSPFWFEFGQYTDAAGTIVRGDQAIFFAQIRDGAELTAGTFMTGKYPFMMFGLPAAALAMYHEARPERKAVVGGLLASAALTSFLTGITEPIEFAFLFVAPVLFAIHAVFAGLSFMVMHILDVKIGMTFSGGLIDYLLFGVLPNRTDWWLVIPVGLVFAVIYYFGFRFVIRKFNLKTPGREDEVVEQSTATGSELAQDILVGFGGSQNIKHLDACITRLRVEVKDKTQVNKEELKRLGAAGVLEVGNNIQAIFGPRSDALKSEMQAVIASGNEKKAN from the coding sequence ATGTTTAAGCAGATCTTTGGTGTTCTTCAAAAAGTCGGTAAAGCGCTTATGCTTCCTGTAGCGATCTTGCCGGCCGCCGGTCTTCTTCTTGCATTCGGTAACGCGATGCAAAACCCGGCCCTTACATCACGCGCTGGTTGGTTAACGAACGCAGGCGTCGTGAAATTCGCTCAGCTCATGGAGCAAGCGGGTGGCATCATCTTCGCGAACTTGGCACTCTTGTTCGCTGTCGGTGTCGCGATCGGTTTAGCAGGGGACGGCGTTGCCGGACTCGCCGCTATCGTCGGATTCCTCATCATGAACCAAGTCATGGGAATTTGGCTCGAGCTCACGCCTGACGTCATCGCACAAGGTGACCCGGCATACGCGACGGTACTCGGTATCCCGACACTTCAAACAGGGGTATTCGGTGGTATCATTATGGGTCTGATCGCCGCCTGGGCGTACAACAAGTACTTCAACATCGAATTGCCGCAATTCCTTGGCTTCTTCGCTGGTAAGCGTTTCGTCCCGATCGTCACGGCTGTTGCCGCGGTCGTCGCTGGTTTCGTCATGCTTCTCATCTGGCCACCAGTTCAACACGGATTGAACTCATTCTCAAACTTCATGTTGACTGAAAACCGCACGCTTGCGGCGTTCGTCTTCGGTTTGATCGAACGTTCATTGATTCCGTTCGGTCTTCACCACATCTTCTACTCACCGTTCTGGTTTGAGTTCGGTCAATATACAGACGCGGCAGGTACGATTGTCCGTGGTGACCAAGCAATCTTCTTCGCACAAATCCGTGATGGCGCTGAGTTGACAGCCGGTACGTTCATGACTGGTAAATACCCGTTCATGATGTTCGGTCTTCCGGCTGCAGCACTCGCGATGTACCATGAAGCACGTCCTGAGCGTAAAGCGGTCGTCGGTGGTCTTTTGGCTTCGGCAGCACTCACATCGTTCTTGACTGGTATCACTGAGCCGATCGAGTTCGCATTCTTGTTCGTCGCACCAGTCTTGTTCGCAATACACGCCGTTTTCGCTGGCCTTTCATTCATGGTCATGCACATCTTAGACGTCAAAATCGGGATGACGTTCTCGGGCGGTTTGATTGACTACCTTCTCTTCGGTGTACTTCCTAACCGTACAGACTGGTGGCTCGTCATTCCAGTCGGTCTCGTATTTGCCGTCATTTACTACTTCGGATTCCGTTTCGTCATCCGTAAGTTCAACCTTAAAACACCGGGCCGTGAAGATGAAGTCGTTGAGCAATCAACTGCTACAGGTTCGGAACTTGCACAAGATATCCTCGTTGGGTTCGGTGGTTCACAAAACATTAAACACTTAGACGCTTGTATCACACGTCTTCGCGTCGAAGTGAAAGATAAGACCCAAGTGAACAAAGAAGAGTTGAAACGTCTTGGGGCAGCTGGTGTCCTTGAAGTCGGAAACAACATTCAAGCCATCTTCGGACCACGCTCGGATGCATTGAAATCAGAAATGCAAGCGGTCATCGCGTCAGGTAACGAAAAGAAAGCTAACTAA
- a CDS encoding YuiB family protein, whose protein sequence is MHIIQAVIGAILYLVMFFSIGFILNMLLKKTWTLVFIYPIFVILMIDNVKLSSYVTETSTALANVYERLLGLQFLDIFMLGFGLLGTILAGVTIRFLRKSGYSMF, encoded by the coding sequence ATGCATATCATCCAGGCCGTCATCGGCGCGATTTTATATTTAGTCATGTTCTTTAGCATCGGCTTCATCTTGAACATGTTGCTGAAAAAGACATGGACGCTCGTGTTCATCTATCCGATCTTCGTCATTTTGATGATTGATAACGTCAAGCTCTCAAGTTACGTCACAGAAACGTCGACGGCACTCGCGAACGTGTATGAACGTTTGCTCGGGCTGCAGTTTCTTGACATCTTCATGCTCGGTTTCGGCTTGCTCGGCACCATTTTGGCTGGCGTGACGATTCGATTCTTGCGCAAGAGCGGTTATTCGATGTTCTAA
- the glcT gene encoding glucose PTS transporter transcription antiterminator GlcT, translated as MTLPMYTIKKVLNNSVVICQHDTDPEVILLGKGIGFGKKAGDLVDPASVPEKVYQLTDKEEQSQYRELVKHVDEDFIAFMQEIVGFIETSTGKKVDEHIHIGLTDHLFFTMKRIEQGMEVTNPFLLETESLYPNEYALAERIVDMIHERLDVLLPDAEVGFIALHIHSATTFKNVLEVNRHNQIIGQIVQTIESRLNVKMDRTSLDYKRLLRHLRYAVERVATGEFVEAPQKIEKVLREEYPLCYSTAWELMGIMERELKRPVPRGEATYLTMHLQRLTSR; from the coding sequence ATGACATTACCGATGTATACGATCAAAAAAGTGTTGAATAATAGCGTTGTCATTTGTCAACATGATACGGATCCGGAAGTCATTCTACTTGGGAAGGGGATTGGCTTTGGCAAGAAGGCAGGCGATCTCGTCGACCCGGCCAGCGTCCCGGAGAAAGTGTATCAGTTGACCGATAAAGAAGAACAGTCGCAGTACCGTGAACTCGTCAAGCACGTCGATGAGGACTTTATCGCCTTCATGCAAGAAATCGTCGGCTTCATCGAGACGAGTACGGGCAAAAAGGTCGATGAACATATTCATATTGGCTTGACCGACCACTTGTTCTTCACGATGAAACGAATCGAACAAGGGATGGAAGTGACGAATCCGTTCTTGCTCGAGACCGAATCGCTCTACCCGAACGAGTACGCGCTCGCCGAACGCATCGTCGATATGATTCATGAGCGGCTCGATGTGTTGTTGCCGGACGCCGAGGTCGGGTTCATTGCCCTTCATATTCATTCGGCGACGACGTTCAAAAACGTCCTCGAAGTCAATCGACACAATCAAATCATCGGCCAAATCGTTCAGACGATTGAGAGTCGGTTGAACGTCAAAATGGACCGAACTTCACTCGATTATAAGCGCTTACTTCGGCACTTACGGTACGCCGTTGAGCGGGTTGCGACCGGTGAGTTCGTCGAGGCCCCACAAAAAATAGAAAAGGTATTGCGTGAAGAATATCCACTATGCTATAGTACTGCTTGGGAGCTGATGGGTATCATGGAACGCGAATTAAAGCGTCCTGTCCCGCGAGGTGAAGCGACATATTTGACGATGCATCTCCAGCGCCTTACAAGTAGATAA
- a CDS encoding leucyl aminopeptidase, with product MYQIKDLDWTDSYDTIVVGIGAADTIDEGLDALYNGRVKSLIQSADISTKTGELSIVPTFEGTVKRILFVGLGQRNENTTENVRNWFGKVAKEIKARAFTDVAIALETFESNGALFTEAYEMATYEHPTYKSAPKDSAPEVTITLLGNVDQTEVEKGAARGRGVNVARKLTMMPANILTAEALADYAVELAERHGFNHRIVEKEEMEGLGMGALLAVNQGSKLPPKLIVLEYNGAGEEAPIAVVGKGVTFDTGGYSIKPKDGIVGMKGDMGGAATVIGLFETLATTKPAVNVLGVIPATDNMISGDAFKPDDVITAMNGKTIEVLNTDAEGRLVLADAVTFAKTYDPQAIIDVATLTGGVLVALGTDVTGCLTNDDALYGALEEASRETNELVWQMPYFDVFINKVRKSEVADLNNSPGRFGHMIFGGAFVGEFVGDTPWLHLDIAGTSERPAANELGPKGPTGVMVRTLSTLLDGWNR from the coding sequence ATGTATCAAATAAAAGACTTGGATTGGACCGATTCATATGACACGATTGTCGTCGGAATCGGGGCTGCCGATACGATCGATGAGGGGCTCGACGCCTTGTATAATGGTCGGGTCAAGTCGCTCATTCAATCAGCGGACATCTCGACGAAGACTGGGGAACTGTCAATCGTACCGACGTTTGAGGGGACAGTGAAGCGAATCTTGTTTGTCGGGCTCGGACAACGTAACGAGAACACGACAGAGAACGTCCGCAACTGGTTCGGGAAAGTGGCGAAAGAGATCAAGGCCCGTGCGTTCACAGACGTGGCGATCGCGCTCGAGACGTTCGAGTCGAACGGTGCTTTGTTCACTGAAGCTTACGAGATGGCAACTTACGAGCACCCTACATACAAGTCGGCGCCGAAAGACAGTGCGCCGGAGGTGACGATCACCTTGCTCGGGAATGTCGATCAGACGGAAGTCGAGAAAGGGGCCGCCCGAGGTCGCGGGGTCAACGTGGCTCGCAAGTTGACGATGATGCCGGCGAACATTTTGACGGCAGAGGCGCTTGCCGACTATGCGGTCGAATTGGCAGAGCGCCACGGGTTCAACCATCGTATCGTGGAGAAAGAAGAAATGGAAGGGCTCGGGATGGGCGCGTTGCTGGCCGTCAATCAAGGGTCAAAACTCCCGCCGAAACTAATCGTGCTCGAGTATAACGGGGCCGGGGAAGAAGCCCCGATCGCCGTCGTCGGCAAAGGCGTCACGTTCGACACGGGCGGTTATTCAATTAAGCCGAAAGACGGAATCGTCGGTATGAAAGGCGATATGGGTGGGGCGGCGACCGTCATCGGGTTGTTCGAGACGCTCGCGACGACGAAACCGGCTGTCAACGTGCTTGGTGTCATTCCGGCGACAGATAACATGATTTCCGGTGACGCCTTCAAACCGGACGACGTCATCACAGCGATGAACGGGAAGACGATTGAAGTGTTGAACACAGACGCCGAAGGGCGCCTCGTCCTTGCTGACGCGGTGACGTTCGCGAAGACGTATGACCCGCAAGCGATCATCGATGTGGCGACGCTCACAGGCGGTGTGCTTGTCGCGCTCGGAACCGATGTCACAGGCTGTCTGACGAACGACGATGCACTCTACGGCGCACTCGAAGAAGCGAGCCGGGAGACGAATGAACTCGTCTGGCAAATGCCGTACTTCGATGTGTTCATCAATAAAGTCCGTAAGTCGGAAGTGGCCGATTTGAACAATTCGCCGGGCCGTTTCGGTCACATGATTTTCGGTGGCGCGTTCGTCGGTGAGTTCGTCGGAGATACGCCGTGGCTTCATCTTGACATCGCCGGCACGAGTGAACGCCCGGCGGCGAACGAACTCGGTCCTAAAGGGCCGACGGGTGTCATGGTACGCACGCTTTCCACTTTACTCGACGGGTGGAATCGTTGA
- the ptsP gene encoding phosphoenolpyruvate--protein phosphotransferase yields the protein MSHIKGIGASAGIAVAKAFVMETPSFDIPTNKIEDVAAEKARFEAAIAQSKVELEEIRQITLRELGEDKAEIFSAHLLIVEDPEIVSQVNEKIESEHMNAAKALDEVAQTMIMIFESMDNEYMRERAADVRDVTKRVMAHILGVTFMTPASISEEVIIIAEDLTPSDTAQLNRKYVKGFATNIGGRTSHSAIMSRSLEIPAVVGTKVALEEIKNGDLVVIDGTEGDVFVNPSEELVNEYNEKRASFEAYKEELKQLVNEESVTADGHKVKLAANIGTPNDLEGVLKNGSDAIGLYRTEFLYMDSETFPTEEEQYNAYKTVLEGMEGKQVVIRTLDIGGDKELSYLDLPKEMNPFLGYRAIRLCLEETDLFRTQLRALLRASAHGDLAIMFPMIATLEEFRAAKALLLEEEAKLKAEGVAVGNYETGMMVEIPSTAVMAKQFAKEVDFFSVGTNDLIQYTMAADRMNEKVSYLYQPFNPAILNLLHNVITEAHKAGKWVGMCGEMAGEELAIPILLGLGLDEFSMSASSVLRARSLVKRLTKSETEAIVNEVLNMDTAEEVVNFLSEKFDIKA from the coding sequence ATGTCACACATTAAAGGTATTGGCGCATCTGCGGGAATCGCAGTCGCAAAAGCATTCGTCATGGAAACACCTTCATTCGACATCCCAACGAACAAAATCGAGGATGTAGCAGCTGAAAAGGCACGCTTCGAGGCGGCCATCGCTCAGTCGAAAGTAGAGCTCGAAGAAATTCGCCAAATCACACTTCGTGAACTTGGTGAAGACAAAGCAGAGATTTTCTCGGCACACTTGCTCATCGTGGAAGATCCAGAGATCGTTTCACAAGTGAACGAGAAAATTGAAAGCGAACACATGAACGCCGCGAAAGCCCTCGACGAAGTGGCTCAAACGATGATCATGATCTTCGAGTCGATGGACAACGAATACATGCGTGAGCGCGCAGCGGACGTTCGTGACGTCACGAAACGTGTCATGGCTCACATTCTTGGCGTGACATTCATGACACCCGCTTCAATCTCTGAAGAAGTCATCATCATCGCAGAAGACTTGACGCCGTCTGACACAGCACAACTTAACCGTAAGTACGTCAAAGGATTCGCGACGAACATCGGCGGCCGTACGTCACACTCGGCTATCATGTCACGCTCACTCGAAATCCCGGCTGTCGTCGGAACAAAAGTAGCGCTTGAAGAAATCAAAAATGGCGATCTCGTCGTCATCGACGGCACAGAGGGCGACGTGTTCGTCAACCCGTCTGAAGAACTCGTCAACGAATATAACGAAAAGCGTGCTTCATTCGAAGCGTATAAAGAAGAGTTGAAACAACTCGTCAACGAAGAGTCGGTCACTGCCGACGGCCATAAAGTCAAACTTGCGGCCAACATCGGAACACCGAACGACCTCGAAGGCGTTTTGAAGAACGGTTCGGACGCGATCGGTCTCTACCGTACCGAGTTCCTCTACATGGACTCTGAGACGTTCCCGACTGAAGAAGAACAATACAATGCGTATAAGACAGTCCTTGAAGGCATGGAAGGCAAACAAGTTGTCATCCGTACACTCGACATCGGCGGCGACAAAGAATTGTCTTACCTCGACTTGCCGAAAGAAATGAACCCATTCCTCGGCTACCGTGCGATTCGTCTTTGCCTTGAGGAAACTGATTTGTTCCGCACACAACTTCGTGCCCTTCTCCGCGCCTCGGCTCACGGTGACCTCGCGATCATGTTCCCAATGATTGCGACACTCGAAGAGTTCCGTGCCGCGAAAGCCCTTCTTCTCGAAGAAGAAGCGAAGTTGAAAGCAGAAGGCGTCGCTGTCGGCAACTACGAGACAGGGATGATGGTTGAAATCCCATCGACAGCCGTCATGGCGAAACAGTTCGCGAAAGAAGTCGACTTCTTCTCGGTCGGCACGAACGACTTGATTCAATACACGATGGCAGCGGACCGCATGAACGAGAAAGTCTCGTACTTGTACCAACCGTTCAACCCGGCCATCTTGAACCTTCTCCACAACGTCATCACAGAAGCGCACAAAGCAGGCAAATGGGTCGGCATGTGTGGTGAGATGGCAGGAGAAGAGCTCGCGATCCCAATCCTTCTCGGACTTGGACTTGACGAGTTCTCGATGTCAGCTTCGAGCGTATTGCGCGCACGTAGCCTCGTGAAACGTTTGACGAAATCGGAAACAGAAGCGATCGTCAACGAAGTTCTCAACATGGATACAGCAGAAGAAGTCGTGAACTTCCTCAGCGAAAAATTCGATATTAAGGCGTAA
- a CDS encoding DUF429 domain-containing protein, translating to MVGVGIDGARGSWVRITYDSISLCLTISEQLEDLLIDGAVHFVDMPKELGTTEKPDRTCDAYLRSQLTKRKSSIFTPPIEEVLNEETYEAANLKSRELVGKGISKQAWNLAPRIREFQTLDRDDVFESHPEVCFAVMTGREAEFSKKTEAGEAERIELLRRYSNSSPWKWKMSNVQVDDIIDACILAVAAYEAGTTGMSTYPDRTEGEPFVAVPTMKER from the coding sequence GTGGTAGGAGTAGGAATTGATGGGGCACGCGGAAGCTGGGTACGCATCACGTACGACAGCATCTCGCTTTGCCTGACCATCTCAGAGCAGTTAGAAGATTTGTTGATCGATGGGGCGGTGCATTTCGTCGACATGCCGAAAGAGTTAGGGACGACCGAGAAACCGGATCGTACTTGTGATGCTTACTTGCGGTCGCAGTTGACGAAGCGGAAGTCGTCCATCTTCACACCTCCGATTGAAGAAGTGTTGAATGAGGAGACGTATGAAGCGGCGAACCTGAAGAGTCGCGAGCTCGTCGGGAAAGGGATCAGCAAGCAGGCGTGGAACCTCGCGCCGCGCATCCGGGAGTTCCAAACGTTGGACCGTGACGATGTGTTCGAGTCCCATCCTGAAGTCTGCTTTGCGGTCATGACGGGACGCGAGGCCGAGTTCAGTAAGAAGACGGAGGCTGGTGAGGCAGAACGGATCGAGCTGCTACGCCGCTATTCGAACAGCTCGCCGTGGAAATGGAAGATGTCGAACGTACAGGTCGATGATATTATCGATGCCTGTATATTGGCCGTCGCCGCATATGAAGCGGGAACGACCGGGATGTCGACTTATCCCGACCGAACTGAAGGAGAACCGTTCGTGGCGGTACCCACGATGAAAGAGCGATGA
- the ptsG gene encoding glucose-specific PTS transporter subunit IIBC has product MWKKVFGVLQRIGKALMLPVAILPAAGLLLAFGTAFQNPDLVALLPFLANDSLILVWQVMTDAGDIVFANLGLLFAVGVAIGLANGDGVAGLAAIVGYLIMNKVISTWNGITADIVQGDPQYATVLGIPTLQMGVFGGIIAGLVAAFAYNKYFNIKLPDFLGFFAGKRFVPIATAAFSLIIGIGLAYIWPPIGVAINTFSSTIIEANVAVSAFVFGLVERSLIPFGLHHIWYSPFWFQFGEYTNQAGDLVQGDQRIFFAQLRDGVEFTAGTYMTGKFPFMMFGLPAACLAMYHTVPKERRKNVEGLYFSAALTSFLTGITEPVEFSFVFVAPLLFGIHAVFAGLSFMTMHLLNVKIGMTFSGGLIDYLLFGVLPNRTAWWLVIPVGLVFAVIYYFGFRFAIQKFDLKIPGREAVVEGKEARTVVGDDLPYEVLVGLGGPENIKHLDACITRLRVTVNDVKQVDKDLLKDLGAAGVLEVGDNIQAIFGPKSDTLKSQIAAIIEGGEYKPKEKAVITPEAAEHADHRFLAPMSGVILSLDDVPDQVFSGRMMGEGFAIEPSAGQVVSPVTGQITTFFPTKHAIGLLADDGREILIHVGLDTVNLKGEGFTSKVKEGDRVEAGDVLLDVDLDLIRDKVPSLITPIIWTNGDGKTVVVPFGETVVAGEALDFRTDDKGAE; this is encoded by the coding sequence ATGTGGAAGAAAGTGTTTGGTGTCTTGCAACGGATCGGGAAGGCACTCATGCTTCCGGTTGCGATCTTGCCGGCAGCCGGTCTCTTACTAGCGTTCGGTACCGCATTCCAAAATCCTGATCTCGTTGCACTCTTACCTTTCTTGGCAAACGATTCACTCATCCTCGTCTGGCAGGTCATGACCGATGCCGGGGATATCGTGTTTGCCAACTTAGGTCTGTTGTTCGCCGTCGGGGTCGCCATCGGGTTGGCCAACGGGGACGGTGTCGCCGGGTTAGCAGCTATCGTCGGGTATTTGATCATGAACAAAGTCATCAGCACGTGGAACGGGATCACTGCGGATATCGTCCAAGGGGACCCGCAGTACGCAACGGTGCTCGGTATCCCAACGCTCCAAATGGGGGTGTTCGGGGGGATTATCGCTGGTCTAGTCGCCGCATTTGCCTATAACAAATACTTCAACATCAAGTTGCCGGATTTCTTAGGGTTCTTCGCCGGGAAGCGGTTCGTCCCGATCGCCACAGCGGCGTTCAGTTTGATCATCGGGATCGGGCTCGCTTACATTTGGCCGCCGATCGGAGTCGCAATCAACACGTTCTCAAGCACGATCATCGAAGCGAACGTGGCCGTCTCGGCCTTCGTCTTCGGGTTGGTCGAGCGGTCGTTGATCCCGTTCGGGCTACACCACATCTGGTACTCTCCGTTCTGGTTCCAGTTCGGGGAATACACGAACCAAGCCGGGGATCTCGTGCAAGGGGACCAACGGATCTTCTTCGCGCAGTTGCGTGACGGCGTCGAGTTCACGGCCGGGACGTATATGACCGGGAAATTCCCGTTCATGATGTTCGGGTTGCCGGCTGCCTGTCTCGCGATGTATCACACCGTACCGAAAGAACGTCGGAAAAACGTCGAAGGCCTTTACTTCTCGGCAGCGCTCACGTCGTTCCTCACAGGGATCACAGAGCCGGTCGAGTTCTCGTTCGTCTTCGTCGCACCTCTTCTATTCGGGATTCACGCGGTATTTGCCGGACTGTCCTTTATGACGATGCACTTACTGAACGTCAAGATCGGGATGACGTTCTCAGGTGGACTCATTGACTATCTGTTGTTCGGGGTATTACCGAACCGGACGGCCTGGTGGCTCGTCATCCCGGTCGGCCTCGTGTTCGCCGTCATCTATTACTTCGGGTTCCGCTTCGCGATCCAAAAGTTCGACTTGAAGATTCCCGGACGTGAAGCCGTGGTCGAAGGAAAAGAGGCACGTACCGTCGTCGGTGATGATTTGCCGTATGAAGTGCTCGTCGGTCTAGGCGGACCGGAGAACATTAAGCACCTCGACGCCTGTATCACGCGACTTCGTGTCACTGTAAACGACGTCAAACAAGTCGATAAAGATTTGCTCAAAGACCTTGGTGCCGCCGGTGTTCTTGAAGTCGGAGACAACATTCAGGCGATCTTCGGGCCGAAGTCGGACACGCTCAAATCTCAAATCGCCGCGATCATTGAAGGCGGCGAATACAAGCCGAAAGAAAAAGCTGTCATCACACCTGAGGCGGCGGAACATGCCGATCATCGCTTCCTCGCACCGATGTCAGGTGTGATCTTGTCACTCGACGATGTGCCGGATCAAGTGTTCTCCGGTCGGATGATGGGTGAAGGATTTGCCATTGAACCGAGCGCGGGCCAAGTCGTGTCTCCTGTCACCGGACAGATCACGACGTTCTTCCCGACGAAACATGCGATCGGGTTGCTCGCGGATGATGGACGAGAAATCCTCATCCACGTCGGTCTCGACACCGTCAATTTGAAAGGGGAAGGCTTCACGTCGAAAGTGAAAGAAGGCGATCGCGTCGAAGCGGGGGATGTCTTGCTCGACGTCGACCTCGACTTGATTCGCGATAAAGTGCCGTCGCTCATCACGCCGATCATTTGGACAAACGGGGATGGCAAAACGGTCGTCGTGCCGTTCGGAGAAACGGTCGTCGCGGGTGAGGCGCTCGACTTCAGAACGGATGATAAAGGGGCGGAATAA
- a CDS encoding NAD(P)/FAD-dependent oxidoreductase yields the protein MKRPNIVILGAGFGGLITAVNLQKTLSAGDANITLINKHDYHYQTTWLHEPAAGTMKPDQARVYINDVVNPSRVKFVKGIVDRVDTTAKQVLLEDGSTVEYDYVVFALGGVPETFGIPGLKENAMTISSLNSVRKIKNHIEYSFSEYKSKNSTDRSYVTIVVGGAGFTGIEFLGELVNRIPELCKQYDVPREAVRIVNIEAAPTVLPGFDPELTTYAQKWLERNGVEMKLGNGIKGVEHGLVTFGPLQGDTTETIAANTILWTGGVSGSPIIEKSGFEAVRNRVMVEADNRAPGHDNVFIIGDCSAVLDPVSNRPYPPTAQIATQQAHNVAKNIVALINGKSTSKFTYESKGTVASLGHNDGIGIVMGKKIFGRNASFMKKVIDNKHFIELKKYGLVLKKGKF from the coding sequence ATGAAACGACCTAACATTGTTATTCTCGGCGCTGGTTTTGGCGGGCTCATCACAGCAGTCAATCTTCAGAAGACACTTTCAGCCGGAGATGCGAACATCACGCTTATTAACAAGCATGATTACCATTACCAGACAACGTGGCTTCACGAGCCAGCGGCAGGAACGATGAAACCGGATCAAGCTCGCGTTTACATCAACGACGTCGTGAACCCGTCACGAGTAAAATTTGTCAAAGGGATCGTCGATCGCGTCGATACTACGGCTAAACAAGTATTGCTCGAAGACGGTTCGACTGTTGAATACGATTATGTCGTGTTCGCGCTCGGCGGCGTACCGGAAACGTTCGGTATCCCAGGTCTCAAAGAGAACGCGATGACGATCAGCTCGCTCAACAGCGTCCGTAAAATCAAAAACCACATCGAGTACTCGTTCTCAGAATATAAATCAAAAAATTCGACAGATCGCTCTTACGTCACGATCGTCGTCGGTGGCGCAGGCTTTACCGGCATCGAGTTCCTCGGCGAACTCGTCAACCGTATCCCTGAGCTTTGCAAGCAATACGACGTACCGCGTGAAGCGGTTCGCATCGTCAACATCGAAGCGGCGCCAACGGTTCTCCCAGGTTTCGACCCGGAACTCACGACGTATGCGCAGAAATGGCTCGAGCGTAACGGCGTCGAGATGAAACTCGGCAACGGAATTAAAGGTGTCGAACATGGTCTTGTCACGTTCGGTCCACTCCAAGGTGACACGACGGAGACGATCGCTGCGAACACGATCCTTTGGACAGGCGGCGTCAGCGGTAGCCCGATCATCGAGAAGTCTGGCTTTGAAGCGGTCCGTAACCGCGTCATGGTCGAAGCGGACAACCGTGCCCCTGGCCACGACAACGTCTTCATCATCGGTGACTGCTCGGCCGTCTTGGACCCGGTATCAAACCGCCCATACCCGCCGACAGCCCAAATCGCGACGCAACAAGCACATAACGTTGCGAAAAACATCGTGGCCCTCATCAACGGAAAATCGACTTCGAAGTTCACGTATGAGAGCAAAGGGACAGTCGCTTCACTCGGCCATAACGATGGGATTGGCATCGTCATGGGCAAAAAGATCTTCGGTCGCAACGCTTCATTCATGAAGAAAGTCATCGACAACAAACACTTCATCGAGCTCAAGAAATATGGTCTTGTCCTTAAAAAGGGTAAATTCTAA